A genome region from Populus alba chromosome 5, ASM523922v2, whole genome shotgun sequence includes the following:
- the LOC118062038 gene encoding uncharacterized protein isoform X1, with protein MAALTFSQEQKETQEKQPSRRRLKLQKQKEKQPSSWDQIKNLLTCKQIEGSRVHDPSKNPIGYPKFGSSCSSICSFKAVVHGNTRVVHRADNSPESSTVGQETGLLSRKDVSAGSSSTRSLAGSGRSNGGVTHSSSSRGMQFRKLSGCYECHMIVDPSRYPSARTTISACAQCGEVFPKIESLELHQKVRHAVSELGPEDSGRNIVEIIFKSSWVRKDNPCCKIERILKVNNTQRTIQRFEDCRDAVKTRALSSTRKNPRCAADGNELLRFHCTTLTCSLGSRGSSSLCGSIPGCGICTIIRHGFQGKECKGVRTTASSGRAHDSLLGCTDERRAMLVCRVIAGRVKRVAEDAPPPEEDGASSAAAGSYDSVAGYAGIYSNLEELSVFNPRAILPCFVVIYKALES; from the exons ATGGCTGCACTTACCTTCTCACAAGAACAGAAAGAGACTCAAGAAAAACAGCCGTCCAGGCGCAGGCTAAAGCTgcaaaagcaaaaggaaaagcaACCATCTTCATGGGACCAAATCAAGAACCTACTGACCTGCAAACAGATCGAAGGGTCAAGAGTACACGACCCATCAAAGAACCCCATTGGATACCCAAAATTCGGTTCTTCCTGCAGCTCAATATGTAGTTTCAAAGCCGTTGTTCATGGCAACACGAGGGTTGTTCATAGAGCTGACAACTCACCTGAAAGCAGCACAGTGGGTCAAGAAACTGGGCTACTGAGTCGGAAAGATGTAAGCGCCGGGTCATCGTCAACTCGGTCATTGGCGGGGTCAGGGAGATCCAACGGTGGTGTAACGCACTCCTCATCCTCTAGAGGCATGCAATTCAGGAAGCTTTCAGGTTGCTATGAATGTCACATGATCGTTGACCCTAGCAG ATACCCATCTGCAAGAACCACAATTAGTGCCTGTGCTCAGTGTGGAGAGGTATTTCCAAAGATTGAAAGCTTGGAGCTTCACCAAAAAGTTCGCCATGctg TATCGGAGCTGGGGCCAGAGGATTCGGGCCGAAATATCGTGGAGATCATCTTCAAATCAAGCTGGGTCAGAAAAGACAACCCATGCTGCAAGATCGAAAGGATATTAAAAGTCAACAACACACAACGAACGATCCAACGGTTTGAGGACTGCAGGGACGCAGTGAAGACACGTGCACTCAGCAGCACTAGAAAAAACCCCAGGTGCGCAGCTGACGGCAACGAGCTTTTAAGATTTCACTGTACAACGCTAACTTGCTCTCTCGGCTCACGGGGTTCGTCCAGCTTGTGCGGCTCAATCCCTGGCTGTGGAATATGCACCATAATAAGACACGGGTTTCAAGGCAAAGAGTGCAAAGGTGTACGCACCACGGCTAGTAGCGGTAGGGCCCATGACTCCTTGCTGGGATGTACGGACGAGCGCAGGGCCATGTTGGTGTGTCGTGTGATTGCTGGGAGAGTGAAGCGCGTGGCGGAGGATGCGCCGCCACCTGAGGAGGATGGGGCGTCGTCAGCTGCTGCTGGCTCATATGATTCTGTAGCCGGGTATGCTGGGATTTACTCGAATCTCGAGGAGTTATCTGTGTTCAATCCGAGGGCTATATTGCCTTGTTTTGTTGTCATTTACAAGGCTCTCGAGTCTTAG
- the LOC118062038 gene encoding uncharacterized protein isoform X2: MAALTFSQEQKETQEKQPSRRRLKLQKQKEKQPSSWDQIKNLLTCKQIEGSRVHDPSKNPIGYPKFGSSCSSICSFKAVVHGNTRVVHRADNSPESSTVGQETGLLSRKDVSAGSSSTRSLAGSGRSNGGVTHSSSSRGMQFRKLSGCYECHMIVDPSRYPSARTTISACAQCGEVFPKIESLELHQKVRHAVSELGPEDSGRNIVEIIFKSSWVRKDNPCCKIERILKVNNTQRTIQRFEDCRDAVKTRALSSTRKNPSLCGSIPGCGICTIIRHGFQGKECKGVRTTASSGRAHDSLLGCTDERRAMLVCRVIAGRVKRVAEDAPPPEEDGASSAAAGSYDSVAGYAGIYSNLEELSVFNPRAILPCFVVIYKALES; this comes from the exons ATGGCTGCACTTACCTTCTCACAAGAACAGAAAGAGACTCAAGAAAAACAGCCGTCCAGGCGCAGGCTAAAGCTgcaaaagcaaaaggaaaagcaACCATCTTCATGGGACCAAATCAAGAACCTACTGACCTGCAAACAGATCGAAGGGTCAAGAGTACACGACCCATCAAAGAACCCCATTGGATACCCAAAATTCGGTTCTTCCTGCAGCTCAATATGTAGTTTCAAAGCCGTTGTTCATGGCAACACGAGGGTTGTTCATAGAGCTGACAACTCACCTGAAAGCAGCACAGTGGGTCAAGAAACTGGGCTACTGAGTCGGAAAGATGTAAGCGCCGGGTCATCGTCAACTCGGTCATTGGCGGGGTCAGGGAGATCCAACGGTGGTGTAACGCACTCCTCATCCTCTAGAGGCATGCAATTCAGGAAGCTTTCAGGTTGCTATGAATGTCACATGATCGTTGACCCTAGCAG ATACCCATCTGCAAGAACCACAATTAGTGCCTGTGCTCAGTGTGGAGAGGTATTTCCAAAGATTGAAAGCTTGGAGCTTCACCAAAAAGTTCGCCATGctg TATCGGAGCTGGGGCCAGAGGATTCGGGCCGAAATATCGTGGAGATCATCTTCAAATCAAGCTGGGTCAGAAAAGACAACCCATGCTGCAAGATCGAAAGGATATTAAAAGTCAACAACACACAACGAACGATCCAACGGTTTGAGGACTGCAGGGACGCAGTGAAGACACGTGCACTCAGCAGCACTAGAAAAAACCCCAG CTTGTGCGGCTCAATCCCTGGCTGTGGAATATGCACCATAATAAGACACGGGTTTCAAGGCAAAGAGTGCAAAGGTGTACGCACCACGGCTAGTAGCGGTAGGGCCCATGACTCCTTGCTGGGATGTACGGACGAGCGCAGGGCCATGTTGGTGTGTCGTGTGATTGCTGGGAGAGTGAAGCGCGTGGCGGAGGATGCGCCGCCACCTGAGGAGGATGGGGCGTCGTCAGCTGCTGCTGGCTCATATGATTCTGTAGCCGGGTATGCTGGGATTTACTCGAATCTCGAGGAGTTATCTGTGTTCAATCCGAGGGCTATATTGCCTTGTTTTGTTGTCATTTACAAGGCTCTCGAGTCTTAG
- the LOC118062048 gene encoding uncharacterized protein translates to MHKPQRDSFVIQVRGSSIYSEALSDQAPQASKFNFSAMKLFNRFRKILMRLVFSSPATSSMASKQRSCERFDPPKTSCSSYYSSNSHYSEAIADCIEFFNKSSQEGILDGRKSDVWV, encoded by the coding sequence ATGCACAAGCCTCAAAGAGACAGCTTTGTCATACAAGTAAGAGGCAGTAGTATTTATTCTGAAGCCCTTAGTGACCAGGCCCCTCAAGCTAGTAAGTTTAATTTCTCTGCCATGAAGCTTTTCAATCGCTTCAGGAAAATTCTCATGCGACTCGTGTTTTCGAGTCCAGCTACGTCAAGCATGGCttcaaagcaaagaagttgtGAGAGATTTGATCCACCAAAGACTTCATGTAGCTCTTACTACTCGTCCAACTCACATTATAGTGAGGCTATTGCTGATTGCATTGAGTTCTTCAACAAGTCATCTCAGGAAGGGATTTTAGATGGTCGAAAATCTGATGTTTGGGTTTGA
- the LOC118062044 gene encoding WEB family protein At1g75720 has translation MEGEEGVIVLQRAEIDTRAPFRSVKEAVTLFGEKVLAEELYANKLKEMHVRGIEYGQGTSRLGTVTAELKETKQSLEKAKEQRTLMANCLSSLQEELERTRRELQQLKEREVERQLVESEIEVVKVVEDTTEFEVKMQTSNEEGTQFQNKRYVTFANPSSLTQVLMPQGVEALERHPSLRKKKKKPLIPLIGGIFSKKFGK, from the exons ATGGAAGGTGAAGAAGGAGTGATCGTACTCCAGAGGGCTGAGATTGATACTCGAGCACCCTTCAGGTCAGTTAAAGAGGCCGTCACATTGTTCGGGGAGAAAGTTTTAGCTGAGGAGCTCTATGCCAATAAGCTCAAAGAG ATGCACGTTAGAGGAATTGAATATGGGCAGGGCACTTCCAGGCTTGGAACAGTCACAGCAGAGCTAAAGGAGACGAAACAAAGTCTCGAAAAAGCTAAAGAACAAAGGACGCTAATGGCAAATTGCCTTTCTTCGCTTCAAGAAGAACTTGAGAGAACAAGGAGAGAGCTTCAACAATTGAAGGAACGTGAGGTCGAAAGGCAACTGGTAGAATCTGAAATTGAAGTTGTCAAGGTTGTTGAAGACACAACagaatttgaagtaaaaatgcAGACATCGAATGAAGAAGGGACACAGTTTCAAAACAAGAGATATGTGACATTTGCTAATCCGTCTTCCTTGACACAAGTTCTAATGCCACAAGGAGTTGAAGCACTAGAGAGGCACCCTTCtctaaggaaaaagaagaagaagccttTGATCCCTCTAATAGGAGGGATTTTCTCTAAGAAATTCGGAAAATGA
- the LOC118062037 gene encoding hexokinase-2, chloroplastic, giving the protein MSVAATTSPAVGTLYVSPSPRSRGMPRVTMALRSNVVSVGSILTKLQQDCATPLPIIRDVADSMTADMRAGLAVDGGSNLKMILSYVDSLPSGNEKGLFYALDLGGTNFRALRVQLGGKEERVVATEFEQLSIPQELMFGTSEELFDFIASTLAGFAEKESEKFHLPHGRQREIGFTFSFPVKQTSIDAGILMKWTKGFAVSGTAGRDVVACLNEAMERQGVDMRVSALVNDTVGTLAGARYWDDDVMVAVILGTGTNACYVERTDCIPKLQGPKSSSGRTIINTEWGAFSDGIPLTVFDRDMDAASINPGEQIFEKTISGMYLGEIARRALVTMAGEGSLFGRAVPNKLSTPFALRTPDICAMQQDNSDDLQAVGSILHNVAGVESSLSSRKIVIEVCDAIVKRGGRLAGAGIVGILQKMEEDSKGTIFNKRTVVAMDGGLYEHYPQYRSYLQDAVTELLGSEISKNIVIEHSKDGSGIGAALLAATNSKYDHDF; this is encoded by the exons ATGTCGGTTGCCGCAACCACTTCACCGGCCGTTGGAACACTTTACGTTTCCCCTTCTCCTAGGAGCAGGGGCATGCCTCGAGTAACGATGGCTCTCCGATCTAATGTTGTTTCGGTAGGCTCGATCTTGACTAAGTTACAGCAAGACTGTGCAACTCCTTTACCGATCATTCGCGACGTGGCGGATTCCATGACTGCTGACATGCGAGCTGGGCTTGCTGTTGATGGTGGCAGCAATCTGAAGATGATACTCAGCTATGTTGATAGCTTGCCTAGCGG AAATGAGAAGGGATTGTTTTATGCATTGGATCTTGGAGGCACAAATTTTCGGGCGCTGAGGGTGCAGTTAGGTGGGAAAGAAGAGAGAGTTGTTGCCACGGAATTTGAGCAATTATCGATCCCTCAAGAGCTTATGTTTGGTACATCTGAG GAGCTTTTCGATTTTATTGCATCCACACTGGCTGGATTTGCAGAAAAGGAGAGCGAGAAATTTCACCTGCCGCATGGAAGGCAAAGGGAAATTGGGTTCACATTTTCTTTCCCTGTGAAGCAGACATCCATTGACGCTGGCATATTAATGAAGTGGACCAAGGGTTTTGCAGTCTCCGGAACG GCAGGGCGAGATGTCGTTGCTTGTCTGAATGAAGCTATGGAAAGACAAGGAGTGGATATGCGTGTGTCTGCGCTG GTTAATGATACCGTGGGAACTTTAGCTGGAGCAAGATACTGGGATGATGATGTCATGGTTGCTGTTATTTTGGGTACTGGAACTAATGCATGCTATGTAGAACGGACGGATTGCATTCCAAAACTACAGGGGCCCAAGTCTTCTTCTGGAAGAACG ATTATTAACACAGAATGGGGAGCGTTTTCAGATGGTATTCCTTTGACCGTGTTTGATAGAGATATGGATGCAGCTAGCATCAATCCTGGCGAGCAG ATATTTGAGAAGACAATCTCTGGAATGTATCTAGGAGAAATTGCACGGCGAGCTCTAGTCACGATGGCTGGAGAAGGTTCTTTGTTTGGCAGGGCCGTCCCGAATAAACTATCCACGCCTTTTGCACTCCG GACACCAGATATATGCGCAATGCAGCAGGACAATTCAGATGATCTTCAAGCCGTTGGTTCAATTCTACATAATGTAGCTGGG GTTGAATCCAGCCTAAGTTCAAGGAAGATTGTAATAGAGGTTTGCGATGCCATTGTAAAGAGAGGTGGACGCTTGGCAGGTGCAGGAATTGTTGGGATTCTTCAAAAAATGGAAGAAGATTCAAAAGGTACCATCTTCAATAAAAGAACAGTGGTTGCCATGGACGGTGGATTATATGAGCACTACCCTCAGTACAGAAGTTACCTTCAAGATGCTGTCACCGAGCTTCTGGGAtcagaaatttcaaaaaacatagtCATAGAACATTCAAAGGATGGGTCTGGTATTGGAGCTGCTCTCCTAGCAGCCACAAACTCCAAGTATGATCATGATTTTTAG
- the LOC118062047 gene encoding AP-2 complex subunit sigma: MIRFILLQNRQGKTRLAKYYVPLEDSEKHKVEYEVHRLVVNRDPKFTNFVEFRTHKVIYRRYAGLFFALCVDITDNELAYLECIHLFVEILDHFFSNVCELDLVFNFHKVYLILDEFILAGELQETSKRAIIERMGELEKLE, encoded by the exons ATG ATCCGGTTTATACTGCTGCAAAACAGACAAGGCAAGACTCGCCTCGCCAAATACTATGTTCCTCTCGAGGATTCCGAGAAGCACAAGGTCGAATACGAG GTTCATCGGTTGGTTGTTAACAGAGATCCCAAATTCACGAATTTTGTTGAG TTTCGGACACACAAGGTCATCTACAGGCGGTACGCTGGATTGTTTTTCGCACTGTGTGTCGACATAACAGATAATGAACTGGCTTATTTGGAGTGCATTCATTTATTTGTGGAGATATTGGATCATTTCTTTAGCAATGTGTGCGAGCTAGATTTGGTGTTTAACTTTCACAAG GTTTATCTGATACTTGATGAATTCATTCTTGCCGGGGAGCTTCAAGAAACAAGCAAGAGG GCAATCATAGAGAGAATGGGAGAGCTGGAGAAGCTGGAGTAA
- the LOC118062034 gene encoding uncharacterized protein isoform X1 yields the protein MIEMDKSKDVRPRASRFSRQQIKQSGHKLLSGSNGGDFVVSLEKSKRIKRLSAVNNNINKGSCSYEVEKEKKCEMGGGGGGCEESDKEEVQAPSTFIGAVSTSNKRFKLPRKFLDDCDGVDHATVPRKLRSAMKKRNRESISPHVPDSKKLNHPNSGVESPKRDGLKKSRLNVKQQSPDWSRKQIVCGPITKDEEEVVETLYSLAGMFADNEEPKNDCKLDNTSLDASPSTLQEPTVKEDLNPIFLPRIDEAAEKTLLHETPKVDCLNKPSSQERPYLTTDKIQGELGSRVAQVNLSTILAKQEELKSSCNSINLFIAPEQYRDTPKVKYSTRLETSLERKPDIALGLTTTVSQLDQRHTICQSKNNGPALWPGLSSTVSSGACNHGSSSQSSATKFPSWMDTALGATRPNSFQNCSSIGKVSKVSTDKRSLKRSTTHVYISHLIRVLQIPESKDSLPLHLNQPRPNDILRQGAFMTMNDFNGNRNGLNGATSARAIINIGDKNSNQVEMGTLLQQTLQDQPQASSASGVHNSQKQTFNFLSLSTGGSGLEANNSSSGVGKRSEQSAQLQFPYLHSHLQQQHSTPVPFPMSQTYYSSSSHPDQPAAAQQAQIQQPSYLGNLNCGTRASPTGFTKKQQKQNQQQQQLQHQQQQQNRLWAAQLTAAQYRTVGNSTAMTQFPNWQNGRQDSPAQISFAQTIIPPSSSQEAIGPKYAQISQQQLMTITTFPHARVRRQDHHLSSVYEETGGGFRTGGALPLQLLCNESL from the exons gttcGAATGGTGGTGACTTTGTTGTTTCTTTGGAGAAATCGAAGAGAATTAAAAGATTGAGTgctgttaataataatattaataaagggAGTTGTAGTTACGAGgtggagaaagaaaagaagtgtGAGAtgggaggtggtggtggtggttgtgaGGAGTCTGACAAAGAAGAAGTTCAAGCACCGTCTACTTTTATTGGTGCTGTTAGTACTAGCAACAAAAGATTCAAGCTTCCCAGAAAG TTTTTGGATGATTGCGATGGTGTTGATCATGCAACTGTTCCAAGGAAGCTACGGTCAG CCATGAAGAAGCGCAATCGGGAATCTATCTCTCCACATGTTCCTGATTCAAAGAAGCTGAACCACCCTAACAGTGGAGTGGAATCACCCAAAAGGGATGGTTTAAAGAAATCGAGACTGAATGTG AAACAACAAAGCCCAGACTGGTCCAGAAAACAGATTGTCTGTGGGCCAATAACCAAAGACGAGGAAGAAGTTGTGGAGACCTTATATTCTTTGGCAGGAATGTTCGCTGACAACGAAGAACCTAAAAATGACTGTAAATTGGATAATACTTCTTTGGATGCAAGTCCTTCAACATTGCAAGAGCCCA CTGTAAAAGAGGACTTGAATCCAATTTTCCTCCCGAGAATTGACGAGGCTGCTGAGAAAACATTGCTTCACGAAACTCCTAAAGTTGATTGTTTGAACAAGCCTAGTTCTCAAGAACGACCTTATTTGACCACTGATAAAATCCAAGGTGAATTAGGCAGTCGTGTTGCTCAAGTGAATCTGTCCACTATTTTGGCTAAACAGGAGGAGCTAAAGTCATCGTGCAATTCTATCAATCTTTTCATTGCCCCTGAGCAATACCGAGATACTCc CAAAGTGAAGTACTCCACACGGTTGGAGACCTCACTTGAGAGAAAGCCAGACATTGCATTGGGGCTGACAACAACTGTAAGTCAACTAGATCAACGGCACACAATCTGTCAATCCAAGAACAATG gtCCAGCATTGTGGCCAGGTTTGTCTTCAACTGTATCAAGTGGTGCATGCAATCATGGTTCTTCATCACA ATCCTCTGCCACCAAATTTCCTTCTTGGATGGATACTGCTCTTGGTGCTACCAGGCCCAATTCATTCCAGAATTGTTCGTCTATTGGAAAG GTTTCTAAAGTCAGCACCGATAAAAGATCATTGAAGAGGTCCACAACTCATGTTTACATAAGTCATCTCATTCGGGTTTTACAAATTCCGGAGAGCAAAGACAGCTTGCCACTACATCTGAATCAACCGAGGCCAAATGATATATTAAGGCAAGGTGCATTCATGACCATGAACGACTTCAATGGCAACAGGAATGGTTTGAATGGAGCTACATCTGCTAGAGCCATAATTAATATAGGCGACAAGAATTCAAATCAAGTTGAAATGGGTACTCTTCTACAACAAACACTCCAAGATCAGCCACAGGCTTCATCAGCATCTGGGGTGCACAATTCTCAGAAGCAG ACTTTCAATTTCTTGTCCTTGTCAACTGGTGGGAGCGGCTTAGAAGCTAATAACAGTTCCAGTGGGGTTGGAAAGAGGTCTGAACAATCGGCTCAGCTGCAATTTCCTTACCTGCACTCACATTTGCAACAGCAACATTCCACACCCGTGCCTTTCCCTATGTCCCAAACATATTACTCATCCTCATCTCACCCTGATCAGCCTGCAGCAGCACAGCAG GCCCAGATTCAACAACCCTCCTACCTTGGCAACTTGAACTGTGGTACTCGTGCAAGTCCTACGGGCTTCACAAAGAAGCAACAGAAACAgaaccagcagcagcagcagttgCAGcaccaacagcaacaacaaaacCGGCTTTGGGCAGCTCAGTTAACAGCAGCTCAATATAGGACAGTTGGAAATTCCACAGCTATGACTCAATTTCCAAACTGGCAAAATGGAAGGCAAGACTCGCCTGCACAGATATCATTCGCCCAAACCATCATCCCTCCATCGTCATCTCAAGAAGCAATTGGTCCCAAGTACGCTCAAATCTCTCAGCAGCAGCTTATGACCATTACTACATTTCCTCATGCTAGGGTCAGAAGACAAGACCACCATCTCTCCTCTGTTTATGAAGAAACTGGAGGTGGGTTTCGAACTGGTGGTGCACTGCCATTGCAATTACTCTGTAACGAGAGCCTATGA
- the LOC118062034 gene encoding uncharacterized protein isoform X2, whose translation MIEMDKSKDVRPRASRFSRQQIKQSGHKLLSGSNGGDFVVSLEKSKRIKRLSAVNNNINKGSCSYEVEKEKKCEMGGGGGGCEESDKEEVQAPSTFIGAVSTSNKRFKLPRKFLDDCDGVDHATVPRKLRSAMKKRNRESISPHVPDSKKLNHPNSGVESPKRDGLKKSRLNKQQSPDWSRKQIVCGPITKDEEEVVETLYSLAGMFADNEEPKNDCKLDNTSLDASPSTLQEPTVKEDLNPIFLPRIDEAAEKTLLHETPKVDCLNKPSSQERPYLTTDKIQGELGSRVAQVNLSTILAKQEELKSSCNSINLFIAPEQYRDTPKVKYSTRLETSLERKPDIALGLTTTVSQLDQRHTICQSKNNGPALWPGLSSTVSSGACNHGSSSQSSATKFPSWMDTALGATRPNSFQNCSSIGKVSKVSTDKRSLKRSTTHVYISHLIRVLQIPESKDSLPLHLNQPRPNDILRQGAFMTMNDFNGNRNGLNGATSARAIINIGDKNSNQVEMGTLLQQTLQDQPQASSASGVHNSQKQTFNFLSLSTGGSGLEANNSSSGVGKRSEQSAQLQFPYLHSHLQQQHSTPVPFPMSQTYYSSSSHPDQPAAAQQAQIQQPSYLGNLNCGTRASPTGFTKKQQKQNQQQQQLQHQQQQQNRLWAAQLTAAQYRTVGNSTAMTQFPNWQNGRQDSPAQISFAQTIIPPSSSQEAIGPKYAQISQQQLMTITTFPHARVRRQDHHLSSVYEETGGGFRTGGALPLQLLCNESL comes from the exons gttcGAATGGTGGTGACTTTGTTGTTTCTTTGGAGAAATCGAAGAGAATTAAAAGATTGAGTgctgttaataataatattaataaagggAGTTGTAGTTACGAGgtggagaaagaaaagaagtgtGAGAtgggaggtggtggtggtggttgtgaGGAGTCTGACAAAGAAGAAGTTCAAGCACCGTCTACTTTTATTGGTGCTGTTAGTACTAGCAACAAAAGATTCAAGCTTCCCAGAAAG TTTTTGGATGATTGCGATGGTGTTGATCATGCAACTGTTCCAAGGAAGCTACGGTCAG CCATGAAGAAGCGCAATCGGGAATCTATCTCTCCACATGTTCCTGATTCAAAGAAGCTGAACCACCCTAACAGTGGAGTGGAATCACCCAAAAGGGATGGTTTAAAGAAATCGAGACTGAAT AAACAACAAAGCCCAGACTGGTCCAGAAAACAGATTGTCTGTGGGCCAATAACCAAAGACGAGGAAGAAGTTGTGGAGACCTTATATTCTTTGGCAGGAATGTTCGCTGACAACGAAGAACCTAAAAATGACTGTAAATTGGATAATACTTCTTTGGATGCAAGTCCTTCAACATTGCAAGAGCCCA CTGTAAAAGAGGACTTGAATCCAATTTTCCTCCCGAGAATTGACGAGGCTGCTGAGAAAACATTGCTTCACGAAACTCCTAAAGTTGATTGTTTGAACAAGCCTAGTTCTCAAGAACGACCTTATTTGACCACTGATAAAATCCAAGGTGAATTAGGCAGTCGTGTTGCTCAAGTGAATCTGTCCACTATTTTGGCTAAACAGGAGGAGCTAAAGTCATCGTGCAATTCTATCAATCTTTTCATTGCCCCTGAGCAATACCGAGATACTCc CAAAGTGAAGTACTCCACACGGTTGGAGACCTCACTTGAGAGAAAGCCAGACATTGCATTGGGGCTGACAACAACTGTAAGTCAACTAGATCAACGGCACACAATCTGTCAATCCAAGAACAATG gtCCAGCATTGTGGCCAGGTTTGTCTTCAACTGTATCAAGTGGTGCATGCAATCATGGTTCTTCATCACA ATCCTCTGCCACCAAATTTCCTTCTTGGATGGATACTGCTCTTGGTGCTACCAGGCCCAATTCATTCCAGAATTGTTCGTCTATTGGAAAG GTTTCTAAAGTCAGCACCGATAAAAGATCATTGAAGAGGTCCACAACTCATGTTTACATAAGTCATCTCATTCGGGTTTTACAAATTCCGGAGAGCAAAGACAGCTTGCCACTACATCTGAATCAACCGAGGCCAAATGATATATTAAGGCAAGGTGCATTCATGACCATGAACGACTTCAATGGCAACAGGAATGGTTTGAATGGAGCTACATCTGCTAGAGCCATAATTAATATAGGCGACAAGAATTCAAATCAAGTTGAAATGGGTACTCTTCTACAACAAACACTCCAAGATCAGCCACAGGCTTCATCAGCATCTGGGGTGCACAATTCTCAGAAGCAG ACTTTCAATTTCTTGTCCTTGTCAACTGGTGGGAGCGGCTTAGAAGCTAATAACAGTTCCAGTGGGGTTGGAAAGAGGTCTGAACAATCGGCTCAGCTGCAATTTCCTTACCTGCACTCACATTTGCAACAGCAACATTCCACACCCGTGCCTTTCCCTATGTCCCAAACATATTACTCATCCTCATCTCACCCTGATCAGCCTGCAGCAGCACAGCAG GCCCAGATTCAACAACCCTCCTACCTTGGCAACTTGAACTGTGGTACTCGTGCAAGTCCTACGGGCTTCACAAAGAAGCAACAGAAACAgaaccagcagcagcagcagttgCAGcaccaacagcaacaacaaaacCGGCTTTGGGCAGCTCAGTTAACAGCAGCTCAATATAGGACAGTTGGAAATTCCACAGCTATGACTCAATTTCCAAACTGGCAAAATGGAAGGCAAGACTCGCCTGCACAGATATCATTCGCCCAAACCATCATCCCTCCATCGTCATCTCAAGAAGCAATTGGTCCCAAGTACGCTCAAATCTCTCAGCAGCAGCTTATGACCATTACTACATTTCCTCATGCTAGGGTCAGAAGACAAGACCACCATCTCTCCTCTGTTTATGAAGAAACTGGAGGTGGGTTTCGAACTGGTGGTGCACTGCCATTGCAATTACTCTGTAACGAGAGCCTATGA